From the genome of Streptomyces sp. NBC_00659, one region includes:
- the crcB gene encoding fluoride efflux transporter CrcB, which translates to MNWLLVIIGAAVGAPLRYLTDRAVQRKHDTVFPWGTLVVNVTGCLILGLLTGAVSAGQVSGHLQLLIGTGLCGALSTYSTFSYETLRLTETGAAFYAAANVIVSVTAGLGAAFAGVSFAQALWT; encoded by the coding sequence GTGAACTGGCTGCTGGTGATCATCGGCGCCGCGGTCGGCGCACCCCTGCGGTATCTGACCGACCGGGCGGTACAGCGGAAGCACGATACGGTCTTCCCCTGGGGCACCCTCGTCGTGAACGTGACAGGGTGCCTGATCCTCGGTCTGCTGACCGGTGCCGTTTCGGCGGGGCAGGTGTCCGGACACCTGCAACTGCTGATCGGGACCGGTCTGTGCGGGGCGCTCAGCACGTACTCGACGTTCTCGTACGAGACCCTGCGGCTGACCGAGACAGGGGCGGCGTTCTACGCTGCCGCCAACGTGATCGTGAGCGTGACGGCGGGCCTGGGCGCGGCGTTCGCCGGGGTCTCGTTTGCGCAAGCTTTGTGGACCTAG
- a CDS encoding DUF190 domain-containing protein: MTRLTGGALRLTVLVGENDTWHRKPLYAEIVHRAHAAGLAGASVFRGIEGFGASSLVHTSRLLSLSEDLPVAVIVVDTEERVRAFLPELDELVTEGLVVLDPCEVIRYTGRGAAPDDVSGPAGGDPAGEGGTPL; encoded by the coding sequence CTGAGGCTGACGGTCCTCGTCGGCGAGAACGACACCTGGCACCGCAAGCCGCTCTACGCCGAGATCGTGCACCGCGCCCACGCCGCGGGCCTCGCGGGTGCCAGCGTCTTCCGGGGCATCGAGGGGTTCGGTGCCTCCTCCCTCGTCCACACCTCGCGGCTGCTCTCGCTGAGCGAGGACCTGCCGGTGGCCGTGATCGTCGTGGACACCGAGGAGCGGGTCCGGGCGTTCCTGCCGGAGCTCGACGAACTGGTCACCGAGGGTCTGGTGGTCCTCGACCCCTGTGAGGTGATCCGCTACACAGGCCGCGGCGCCGCACCCGATGACGTCTCCGGCCCGGCCGGCGGCGACCCGGCGGGGGAAGGCGGGACGCCGCTGTGA